The Xanthomonas indica genome has a segment encoding these proteins:
- the glgX gene encoding glycogen debranching protein GlgX: MPVRKLTRRSRIREGLPYPLGATWDGLGVNFALYSAHATKVELCLFDDRGREIERIALPEYTDEVWHGYLPDARPGQLYGYRVYGPYAPDAGHRFNPNKLLLDPYAKQLVGELKWAPALFGYTIGHKDADLSFDRRDSAAYMPKCAVIDPAFTWGKDQRPQTPWDSTVIYETHLRGTTMRHPSVPEAWRGTFSGLKVDEVVEHIKRLGMTAVELLPVHAFVDDEYLLKQGLRNYWGYNTIGFFAPHPRYMATRTVSEFKQMVARLHSAGLEVILDVVYNHTAEGNELGPTLSFKGIDNASYYRLAEDRRFYINDTGTGNTFDLTNAGALRMVNDSLRYWVSEMHVDGFRFDLATILGREHHGFDPKGGFLDACRQDPLLSQVKLIAEPWDVGPGGYQVGAFPPGWSEWNDKFRDNVRAFWRGDEGQLAELATRLTGSADLFHHRGRRPTASVNFVTAHDGFTLHDLVSYAHKHNEANGEHNRDGSDNNISANYGVEGETDDEQINALRLRQMRNMLATLLLSQGTPMLLAGDEFGRSKGGNNNTYCQDNELTWLNWEAGPRAHQLSAFVSRLTHLRAHYPLLHRARFFDGVYDEELGIKDVTWLAPDGEEMTEASWHDPHARALMMRLDGRAPSSGLRQAASNVTLLMIVNGAVEDVQFTLPLVEGEHWRVLIDTAERDHEHGLPGGAQWHGIGRSLTLLAAERDSKATASHHRNANAPTA; this comes from the coding sequence ATGCCCGTGCGCAAGCTCACCCGCCGTTCGCGTATTCGCGAAGGCCTGCCCTACCCCCTGGGCGCCACCTGGGATGGCCTGGGGGTGAACTTCGCCCTGTACTCGGCGCACGCCACCAAGGTGGAACTGTGCCTGTTCGACGATCGCGGCCGCGAGATCGAGCGCATCGCGCTGCCCGAGTACACCGACGAGGTCTGGCACGGCTACCTGCCCGACGCGCGCCCGGGCCAGCTCTACGGCTACCGCGTGTACGGCCCGTACGCGCCCGACGCCGGGCACCGCTTCAACCCCAACAAGCTGCTGCTCGACCCCTACGCCAAGCAACTGGTCGGCGAACTGAAGTGGGCGCCGGCACTGTTCGGCTACACCATCGGCCACAAGGATGCCGACCTCAGCTTCGACCGCCGCGACAGCGCCGCCTACATGCCCAAGTGCGCGGTGATCGACCCGGCCTTCACCTGGGGCAAGGACCAGCGCCCGCAGACGCCGTGGGACAGCACGGTGATCTACGAGACCCACCTGCGCGGCACCACCATGCGCCATCCCTCGGTTCCCGAGGCCTGGCGCGGCACCTTCTCCGGGCTGAAGGTGGACGAGGTGGTCGAGCACATCAAGCGCCTGGGCATGACCGCGGTGGAACTGCTGCCGGTGCACGCCTTCGTCGACGACGAATACCTGCTCAAGCAGGGCCTGCGCAATTACTGGGGCTACAACACCATCGGCTTCTTCGCCCCGCACCCGCGCTACATGGCCACGCGCACGGTGTCCGAGTTCAAGCAGATGGTGGCGCGCCTGCACAGCGCCGGGCTGGAAGTGATCCTGGACGTGGTCTACAACCACACCGCCGAAGGCAACGAACTCGGACCGACGCTGTCGTTCAAGGGCATCGACAACGCCAGCTACTACCGCCTGGCCGAGGACCGCCGTTTCTACATCAACGACACCGGCACCGGTAACACCTTCGACCTGACCAACGCCGGCGCGCTGCGCATGGTCAACGACTCGCTGCGCTACTGGGTCTCGGAGATGCACGTGGACGGGTTCCGCTTCGACCTGGCCACCATCCTCGGCCGCGAACACCACGGCTTCGATCCCAAGGGCGGCTTCCTCGACGCCTGCCGCCAGGACCCGCTGCTGAGCCAGGTCAAGCTGATCGCCGAGCCGTGGGACGTGGGCCCGGGCGGCTACCAGGTCGGCGCATTTCCGCCGGGCTGGTCGGAGTGGAACGACAAGTTCCGCGACAACGTGCGCGCGTTCTGGCGCGGCGACGAAGGGCAGCTGGCCGAACTGGCCACGCGCCTGACCGGCTCGGCCGACCTGTTCCACCACCGCGGCCGCCGTCCCACCGCCTCGGTCAACTTCGTCACCGCCCACGACGGCTTCACCCTGCACGACCTGGTCAGCTACGCGCACAAGCACAACGAGGCCAACGGCGAGCACAACCGCGACGGCTCGGACAACAACATCTCCGCCAACTACGGCGTGGAAGGCGAGACCGACGACGAGCAGATCAACGCCCTGCGCCTGCGGCAGATGCGCAACATGCTGGCCACCCTGCTGCTGTCGCAGGGCACGCCGATGCTGCTGGCCGGCGACGAGTTCGGCCGCAGCAAGGGCGGCAACAACAACACCTACTGCCAGGACAACGAACTGACCTGGCTGAACTGGGAAGCCGGCCCGCGCGCGCACCAGCTCAGCGCCTTCGTCTCGCGCCTGACCCACCTGCGCGCGCACTACCCGCTGCTGCACCGCGCGCGCTTCTTCGACGGCGTCTACGACGAGGAACTGGGCATCAAGGACGTGACCTGGCTGGCCCCGGACGGCGAGGAAATGACCGAAGCCTCCTGGCACGACCCGCACGCCCGCGCGCTGATGATGCGCCTGGACGGCCGCGCCCCGTCCAGCGGCCTGCGCCAGGCCGCCTCCAACGTGACCTTGCTGATGATCGTCAACGGCGCGGTCGAGGACGTGCAATTCACCCTGCCGCTGGTCGAAGGCGAACACTGGCGCGTGCTGATCGACACCGCCGAGCGCGACCACGAGCACGGCCTGCCAGGCGGCGCGCAGTGGCACGGCATCGGCCGTTCGCTGACCCTGCTGGCGGCCGAGCGCGACAGCAAGGCCACGGCGTCGCATCACCGCAATGCGAATGCGCCGACGGCGTGA
- a CDS encoding DUF2934 domain-containing protein translates to MDAETRQRRIRQLAHEIWEAEGRPDGHAARHWAMAERLADAEAAAEAHVDADALPPPQSLRSAGNGSASS, encoded by the coding sequence ATGGACGCAGAAACACGCCAACGCCGCATCCGCCAACTCGCACACGAAATCTGGGAAGCCGAAGGGCGACCCGACGGCCATGCCGCCCGCCACTGGGCCATGGCCGAACGCCTAGCGGACGCGGAAGCGGCCGCCGAAGCCCACGTCGACGCCGACGCACTGCCGCCTCCGCAATCGCTCCGCAGCGCCGGCAACGGCTCCGCCTCCTCCTAA
- a CDS encoding 1,4-alpha-glucan branching enzyme codes for MDPAAGRDSAADTEDDGDGLALQALARGEAVDAFAWLGPHPRADGTVRVRVLAPGAEALGLLDAQGKLVARMRTHAQAAGVFEGELKQPMRYRLRIVWPDAVQECDDPYAFGPLLDPAWLQDLAAGDGAALRTALGAHHARVGEVEGVRFAVWAPQARRVALVGDFNGWDARRHPLRLHPEAGVWELFVPGLHGGEHYHYELQAADGSVLPRKADPVARCSALAPSTASVVPYADSHTWGDAAWLAQREAQAGSAQPLSIYELHAGSWRHDRHGQPLHWDALAAELIPYVRGLGFTHIELLPIAEYPFGGSWGYQPLGLYAPTARHGDADGFARFVDACHQAGIGVLLDWVGAHFPDDPHGLHHFDGSALYEHADPREGVHREWNTLVYNYGRPEVVAYLIGSALEWIERFHVDGLRVDAVAAMLYRDYGRNAGEWIPNAQGGRENLEAIAFLRRLNDEIAQRFPGVRTIAEESTAWPGATAPTQQGGLGFSHKWNMGWAHDTLRYLQRDPLYRQHHHSEMTFGLVYAFSEHFVLPLSHDEVARGKGSLLARMPGDAWQRFANLRAYLAFMWAHPGRKLLFMGCEFGQWQDWDHDRPLDWAQAQQPEHRGVARLVADLNRQLRALPALYRSDRSSDGFEWSIADDSRNSVFAFVRHDRDGAAPPLLAVSNFTPNVLHDYRVGVPRGGRWRELLNSDSGYYGGSNQGNGGVLSTLPQPMHGHAQSLALTLPPLSTLWLQPDP; via the coding sequence GTGGACCCGGCCGCCGGCCGGGACTCGGCGGCGGACACGGAGGACGACGGCGACGGCCTTGCGCTGCAGGCGCTGGCCCGCGGCGAGGCGGTCGATGCGTTCGCCTGGCTCGGCCCGCATCCACGGGCCGACGGCACGGTCCGGGTCCGCGTGCTGGCGCCGGGCGCCGAGGCGCTGGGCCTGCTCGATGCGCAGGGCAAGCTGGTCGCACGCATGCGCACGCACGCGCAGGCGGCGGGTGTGTTCGAGGGCGAGCTGAAGCAGCCCATGCGCTACCGGCTGCGCATCGTGTGGCCGGACGCAGTGCAGGAGTGCGACGACCCCTATGCGTTCGGGCCGCTGCTCGATCCGGCCTGGCTGCAGGATCTGGCCGCCGGCGACGGCGCCGCGCTGCGCACCGCGCTGGGCGCGCACCACGCCCGCGTCGGCGAGGTCGAGGGCGTGCGCTTCGCCGTGTGGGCGCCGCAGGCCAGGCGGGTGGCGCTGGTCGGCGACTTCAACGGCTGGGACGCGCGCCGGCATCCGCTGCGCCTGCATCCGGAGGCCGGGGTCTGGGAACTGTTCGTGCCCGGGTTGCACGGCGGCGAGCACTACCACTACGAACTGCAGGCCGCCGACGGCAGCGTGCTGCCGCGCAAGGCCGATCCGGTGGCGCGCTGCAGCGCCCTGGCGCCGTCCACCGCCTCGGTGGTGCCATACGCAGATAGCCATACCTGGGGCGATGCGGCCTGGCTGGCGCAGCGCGAGGCGCAGGCCGGCAGCGCGCAGCCGCTGAGCATCTACGAACTGCACGCCGGCTCCTGGCGCCACGACCGCCATGGCCAGCCGCTGCACTGGGATGCGCTGGCTGCCGAGCTGATCCCCTACGTGCGCGGGCTCGGCTTCACCCACATCGAATTGCTGCCGATCGCCGAGTATCCCTTCGGCGGCTCCTGGGGCTACCAGCCGCTGGGGCTGTATGCGCCGACCGCGCGCCACGGCGACGCCGACGGCTTCGCACGCTTCGTCGACGCCTGCCACCAGGCCGGCATCGGCGTGCTGCTGGACTGGGTCGGCGCGCACTTCCCCGACGACCCGCATGGCCTGCACCACTTCGACGGCAGCGCCCTGTACGAACACGCCGACCCGCGCGAAGGCGTGCACCGCGAGTGGAATACGCTGGTCTACAACTACGGTCGTCCCGAAGTGGTGGCCTACCTGATCGGCAGCGCGCTGGAGTGGATCGAGCGCTTCCATGTCGACGGCCTGCGCGTGGATGCGGTGGCGGCGATGCTGTACCGCGACTACGGCCGCAACGCCGGCGAGTGGATCCCCAACGCCCAGGGCGGCCGCGAGAACCTGGAGGCGATCGCCTTCCTGCGCCGCCTCAACGACGAGATCGCGCAGCGCTTCCCCGGCGTGCGCACCATCGCCGAGGAATCCACCGCCTGGCCGGGCGCCACCGCGCCCACGCAGCAGGGCGGGCTGGGCTTCAGCCACAAGTGGAACATGGGCTGGGCGCACGACACGCTGCGCTACCTGCAGCGCGATCCGCTTTACCGGCAGCATCACCACAGCGAGATGACCTTCGGCCTGGTGTACGCGTTCTCCGAGCACTTCGTGCTGCCGCTGTCGCACGACGAGGTGGCGCGCGGCAAGGGCTCGCTGCTGGCGCGCATGCCCGGCGACGCCTGGCAGCGCTTCGCCAACCTGCGCGCCTACCTGGCCTTCATGTGGGCGCATCCCGGGCGCAAGTTGCTGTTCATGGGCTGCGAGTTCGGGCAGTGGCAGGACTGGGACCACGACCGGCCGCTGGACTGGGCCCAGGCGCAACAGCCCGAGCACCGCGGCGTGGCGCGGCTGGTCGCCGATCTCAACCGGCAGTTGCGCGCGTTGCCGGCGCTGTACCGCAGCGACCGCAGCAGCGACGGCTTCGAATGGAGCATCGCCGACGACTCCCGCAACAGCGTGTTCGCCTTCGTCCGCCACGACCGCGACGGCGCCGCGCCGCCGCTGCTGGCGGTGAGCAATTTCACGCCGAACGTACTCCACGATTACCGCGTGGGGGTGCCGCGTGGCGGACGCTGGCGCGAGCTTCTCAACAGCGACAGCGGCTATTACGGCGGTTCCAACCAGGGCAACGGCGGCGTGCTGTCGACCCTGCCGCAACCGATGCACGGGCATGCGCAATCGCTGGCGCTGACCCTGCCGCCGCTGTCCACCCTTTGGCTGCAACCGGACCCTTGA
- the treZ gene encoding malto-oligosyltrehalose trehalohydrolase has protein sequence MATTAVSTDSPAAPRAALRPGAWPGANGEVAFALWAPDAERVELVFGDDRRQPLEAIGDGYFAATLACAPGTRYRYAIDGGTPVPDPASRWQPDGVHGPSAVLATDGHAWRHGDWRGRPWAETVFYELHVGTCGGYAGLRAQLPTLAALGVTAIELMPLAEFPGRHNWGYDGVLPYAPASAYGHPDELKALIDEAHGLGLSVFLDVVYNHFGPDGNYLGQYASTFFREDAPTPWGAAIDFRLPPVQRYFIDNALMWLHEYRFDGLRLDAVHAIVPNAFLDTLREAIMASVADGRHVHLVLENEANQAGVLERGYSAQWDDDFHNSLHVLLTGEHEGYYAGFADAPAQHLARVLGEGFAFQGQADHRGHARGEPSGHLPPHKFVIFAQNHDQIGNRARGDRLITQVTEPALRAALALTALTPMIPLFFMGEPWGSRAPFQFFTDFAPPLDEAVREGRRREFAHFAAFADPEQRATIPDPNAPSTFQASIADISDATHGEGARWRDWFAALLALRRQHLVPALTQASALGARVLGPRAVAAGWRLGDGEWHVAANFGDAPVTLDLPGSTVHAENAGDDAAQLPPNAFVARYRPGTAA, from the coding sequence ATGGCCACGACTGCTGTATCGACCGATTCCCCCGCCGCACCGCGCGCGGCGCTGCGCCCCGGCGCCTGGCCCGGCGCCAACGGCGAGGTCGCCTTCGCGCTGTGGGCGCCGGATGCCGAGCGCGTGGAGCTGGTGTTCGGCGACGATCGGCGGCAGCCGCTGGAGGCGATCGGCGACGGCTACTTCGCCGCCACCCTGGCGTGCGCGCCCGGCACCCGCTACCGCTACGCCATCGACGGCGGCACCCCGGTGCCGGACCCGGCCTCGCGCTGGCAACCCGACGGCGTCCATGGCCCCAGCGCGGTGCTGGCCACCGACGGCCATGCCTGGCGCCACGGCGACTGGCGTGGTCGGCCCTGGGCCGAGACCGTGTTCTACGAACTGCACGTGGGCACCTGCGGCGGCTATGCCGGGCTGCGCGCGCAGTTGCCGACGCTGGCCGCGCTCGGCGTCACCGCGATCGAGCTGATGCCGCTGGCCGAATTCCCCGGCCGCCACAACTGGGGCTACGACGGCGTGCTGCCGTACGCGCCGGCCTCGGCCTATGGCCATCCCGACGAACTCAAGGCGCTGATCGACGAGGCCCACGGCCTGGGCCTGAGCGTGTTCCTGGACGTGGTCTACAACCACTTCGGCCCGGACGGCAACTACCTGGGCCAGTACGCCTCGACCTTCTTCCGCGAGGACGCGCCGACGCCGTGGGGCGCGGCGATCGATTTCCGCCTGCCGCCGGTGCAGCGCTATTTCATCGACAACGCGCTGATGTGGCTGCACGAGTACCGTTTCGACGGCCTGCGCCTGGATGCGGTGCACGCGATCGTGCCCAACGCCTTCCTCGACACCTTGCGCGAGGCGATCATGGCCAGCGTCGCCGACGGGCGCCACGTGCACCTGGTGCTGGAGAACGAGGCCAACCAGGCCGGCGTGCTGGAGCGCGGCTACAGCGCGCAGTGGGACGACGACTTCCACAACAGCCTGCACGTGCTGCTGACCGGCGAACACGAGGGCTACTACGCCGGCTTCGCCGATGCGCCGGCGCAGCACCTGGCGCGGGTGCTCGGCGAAGGCTTCGCCTTCCAGGGCCAGGCCGACCACCGCGGGCACGCGCGCGGCGAGCCCAGCGGCCACCTGCCGCCGCACAAGTTCGTGATCTTCGCGCAGAACCACGACCAGATCGGCAACCGCGCCCGCGGCGACCGGCTGATCACCCAGGTGACCGAGCCGGCGCTGCGCGCGGCGCTGGCGTTGACCGCGCTGACCCCGATGATCCCGCTGTTCTTCATGGGCGAGCCGTGGGGCAGCCGCGCCCCGTTCCAGTTCTTCACCGATTTCGCGCCGCCGCTGGACGAGGCGGTACGCGAGGGCCGGCGCCGCGAGTTCGCGCACTTCGCCGCCTTCGCCGACCCGGAGCAGCGCGCCACCATTCCCGATCCCAACGCGCCCAGCACCTTCCAGGCCTCGATCGCCGACATCAGCGATGCCACCCACGGCGAGGGCGCGCGCTGGCGCGACTGGTTCGCGGCGCTGCTGGCGCTGCGCCGCCAGCACCTGGTGCCGGCGCTGACCCAGGCCAGTGCGCTGGGCGCGCGGGTGCTCGGCCCGCGTGCGGTCGCCGCGGGCTGGCGCCTGGGCGATGGCGAATGGCACGTGGCCGCCAACTTCGGCGACGCACCGGTGACGCTGGACCTGCCCGGCAGCACCGTGCACGCGGAGAACGCCGGCGACGATGCCGCGCAGTTGCCGCCCAACGCCTTCGTCGCGCGCTACCGGCCCGGCACCGCCGCATGA
- the treY gene encoding malto-oligosyltrehalose synthase, which produces MIPLRATARLQLHAGFTLLDAAAQVPYYAGLGISHLYLSPIGTAVPGSTHGYDVTDPRQVNPELGGEPALLHLSERARSHGMGLILDIVPNHMATHPSNPWWWDVLTHGRRSRHAGWFDIDWRAPGREGKLWLPVLDRPYAQALSEGALQLQVAEDGSVVLLHHDQRFPIRLDGAIAQEPASARPAWAARLNDAARLGDDALHRLIERQCYRLAWWRVGNDMLNYRRFFDITSLAALRVEQNDVFAAVHELPLRLVAEGHLDGVRVDHVDGLADPTGYVQRLRTQLDRAGRRRGIAPGGIALYLEKILAPHEHLRSDWPCDGTTGYDFMDQVAAVLHDPAGAAPLTALWRRWSGRSGDFGQEQRAARDEILQGSLQAEFVRTVQALGAAAHLDPLTREFSPQMLARGLMALLRQFEVYRTYAGPDGLDDDDAARLAQAAQRARAGAEPRVCAAIDAIERWSRDGRGTGKAQVALRRIVRRRLEQLSAPLNAKSVEDTSFYRHGVLLSRNEVGSEPDVFALTPEEFHAANAVRAQRYPRALLATATHDHKRGEDVRMRLAALSAQAPWWDAQVARFQALSADLLPAGSAAPLPGDLLMLWQMLVAAWPLELAVDDADGLHDYAERIGAWQLKAAREAKLRTHWTWPDEDYERNARALLDAALLQPAGAALREALAQAAAALAPAGALNSLVQTTLRLTLPGVPDLYQGSEGWDLSLVDPDNRRPVDYALRQAWLRDATAPDALLQDWHSGHVKAWLTAQLLQLRRAHPALFAHGSYRPLQAQGAQARHVLGFVREHEGASLVVAVPRLSAAAQALRPDAPLRAQLDWRDTVLTLPQAQYRPVLAGATVDATSAVPVSALFAEFPVAVLVASP; this is translated from the coding sequence ATGATTCCCCTGCGGGCCACCGCCCGCCTGCAACTGCATGCCGGTTTCACCCTGCTCGACGCCGCCGCGCAGGTGCCGTACTACGCCGGGCTGGGCATCAGCCACCTGTACCTGTCGCCGATCGGTACCGCGGTGCCCGGTTCCACCCACGGCTACGACGTCACCGACCCGCGCCAGGTCAATCCCGAGCTCGGCGGCGAGCCGGCGCTGCTGCATCTGTCCGAGCGCGCGCGCAGCCACGGCATGGGCCTGATCCTGGACATCGTGCCCAACCACATGGCCACCCACCCGAGCAATCCGTGGTGGTGGGACGTACTCACCCATGGCCGGCGCAGCCGCCATGCCGGCTGGTTCGACATCGATTGGCGTGCGCCCGGGCGCGAGGGCAAGCTGTGGCTGCCGGTGCTGGACCGCCCCTATGCGCAGGCGCTGAGCGAAGGCGCGCTGCAGTTGCAGGTGGCCGAGGATGGCAGCGTCGTCCTGCTGCACCACGACCAGCGCTTCCCGATCCGCCTGGACGGTGCCATCGCCCAGGAACCGGCCAGCGCGCGCCCGGCCTGGGCGGCCCGGCTCAACGACGCCGCGCGGCTGGGCGACGACGCCCTGCACCGGCTGATCGAACGCCAGTGCTATCGCCTGGCCTGGTGGCGGGTCGGCAACGACATGCTCAACTACCGCCGCTTCTTCGACATCACCTCGCTGGCGGCGCTGCGCGTGGAGCAGAACGACGTGTTCGCCGCGGTCCACGAGTTGCCGCTGCGGCTGGTCGCCGAGGGCCATCTCGATGGCGTGCGGGTCGACCACGTCGATGGCCTGGCCGATCCCACCGGCTACGTGCAGCGGCTGCGCACGCAACTGGACCGCGCCGGCCGCCGCCGCGGCATCGCCCCGGGCGGCATTGCGCTGTACCTGGAAAAGATCCTGGCCCCGCACGAGCACTTGCGCAGCGACTGGCCCTGCGACGGCACCACCGGCTACGACTTCATGGACCAGGTCGCCGCAGTGCTGCACGATCCGGCCGGCGCCGCGCCGCTGACCGCCCTGTGGCGGCGCTGGAGCGGCCGCAGCGGCGACTTCGGCCAGGAACAGCGCGCCGCGCGCGACGAGATCCTGCAGGGCTCGCTGCAGGCCGAGTTCGTGCGCACCGTGCAGGCGCTGGGCGCCGCCGCGCACCTGGATCCACTGACCCGCGAGTTCAGCCCGCAGATGCTGGCGCGCGGGCTGATGGCCTTGCTGCGGCAGTTCGAGGTGTACCGCACCTACGCCGGACCCGACGGCCTGGACGACGACGACGCGGCGCGCCTGGCCCAGGCCGCGCAGCGCGCGCGCGCCGGCGCCGAACCGCGGGTGTGCGCGGCGATCGACGCGATCGAACGCTGGAGCCGCGACGGCCGCGGTACCGGCAAGGCGCAGGTGGCGCTGCGGCGGATCGTGCGCCGGCGCCTGGAGCAGCTGTCGGCGCCGCTCAACGCCAAGTCGGTGGAGGACACCTCCTTCTACCGCCATGGCGTGCTGCTCTCGCGCAACGAGGTGGGCAGCGAGCCGGACGTGTTCGCGCTGACGCCGGAGGAATTCCACGCGGCCAACGCGGTGCGCGCGCAACGCTATCCGCGCGCGCTGCTGGCCACCGCCACCCACGACCACAAGCGCGGCGAAGACGTGCGCATGCGCCTGGCCGCACTCAGCGCGCAGGCGCCGTGGTGGGACGCGCAGGTGGCGCGCTTCCAGGCGCTGTCGGCCGACCTGCTGCCGGCCGGCAGCGCCGCGCCGCTGCCCGGCGACCTGCTGATGCTATGGCAGATGCTGGTGGCGGCGTGGCCACTGGAACTGGCGGTGGACGACGCCGACGGCCTGCACGACTACGCCGAACGCATCGGCGCCTGGCAGCTCAAGGCCGCGCGCGAAGCCAAGCTGCGCACCCACTGGACCTGGCCGGACGAGGACTACGAGCGCAATGCGCGCGCCCTGCTCGACGCCGCGCTGCTGCAGCCGGCAGGTGCCGCGCTGCGCGAGGCGCTGGCGCAGGCGGCCGCGGCGCTGGCCCCGGCCGGCGCGCTCAACAGCCTGGTCCAGACCACCCTGCGCCTGACCCTGCCCGGCGTGCCCGACCTGTACCAGGGCAGCGAAGGCTGGGACCTGTCGCTGGTGGATCCGGACAACCGCCGCCCGGTGGACTACGCGCTGCGCCAGGCCTGGCTGCGCGACGCCACCGCGCCGGACGCCCTGCTGCAGGATTGGCACAGCGGGCACGTCAAGGCCTGGCTGACCGCACAGTTGCTGCAGTTGCGGCGCGCGCATCCGGCGCTATTCGCGCACGGCAGCTACCGGCCATTGCAGGCGCAGGGCGCACAGGCGCGGCACGTGCTGGGCTTCGTGCGCGAACACGAGGGCGCCTCGCTGGTGGTGGCGGTGCCGCGGCTGAGCGCCGCCGCGCAGGCGTTGCGGCCTGACGCGCCGCTGCGGGCGCAGCTGGATTGGCGTGACACGGTTCTGACACTACCGCAGGCACAGTATCGTCCGGTGCTGGCCGGTGCTACCGTCGACGCCACGTCGGCCGTCCCGGTGTCGGCCCTGTTCGCCGAATTCCCGGTTGCCGTGCTGGTGGCCTCCCCCTGA
- the malQ gene encoding 4-alpha-glucanotransferase gives MTDTSLHTLADAAGLLVDWIDASDTPRTVGDDTLRHVLGALGLDARAPAACRDSLRRLQADAALPPLLTADAGAPVEIGAAPGAAYRLDSEDGQALHGHCDAQGRLVAPEAAGYWTLQHGDRSTTLAVAPPRCYGVADAVGAARPRRWGLSLQVYSAPGAYDAGIGDAEGTAAWATRIAAAGGDAIALSPVHAARPIGAHYSPYSPSDRRFLDPLQAAPARVLGADAAQRALDAAGLAQAFAEAQARPLIDWPASAALKWQWLRQLHADFGQADAALRADLAAFERDGGSALHAHAAFAAQDFGDADPGLHRFAQWLAARSWADVQRQARADGMGIGLIADLAVGFDPHGAEAAAWPQAVLQGLELGAPPDAFNGDGQAWGICGYAPTALRASGFAPFIELLRAVMRDRGGVRIDHILGLLRLWVIPRGASSSTGVYLRYPLHDLLRLLALESWRHRAIVIGEDLGVVPDGIRAELSRRGVMGIDVLLFTRDRDGAFLPPAQWRPDALATTTTHDLPTLRGWRRGEDIDWRRRLQLSDATQQRADHQARTDDVARMDQAVAAALPPAEAADPELGALRFVATTPSPLALLPAEDALGLDQQPNLPGTVDGHPNWRRRLPAADAAASAATLATRLDAFAQTRQTTATAAQGADACA, from the coding sequence ATGACCGACACTTCCCTGCATACCCTGGCCGACGCCGCCGGCCTGCTGGTCGACTGGATCGACGCCAGCGACACCCCGCGCACCGTCGGCGACGACACCCTGCGTCACGTGCTCGGCGCGCTGGGCCTGGACGCGCGCGCCCCCGCCGCCTGCCGCGACAGCCTGCGCCGGCTGCAGGCCGACGCGGCGCTGCCGCCGCTGCTGACCGCCGACGCCGGCGCGCCGGTCGAGATCGGCGCCGCACCCGGTGCGGCGTATCGGCTCGACAGCGAAGACGGGCAGGCGTTGCACGGCCACTGCGACGCGCAGGGCCGCCTCGTCGCGCCCGAGGCCGCCGGCTACTGGACCTTGCAGCACGGCGACCGCAGCACCACCCTGGCCGTGGCACCGCCGCGCTGCTACGGCGTCGCCGACGCGGTGGGCGCGGCGCGGCCGCGGCGCTGGGGCCTGTCGCTGCAGGTGTATTCGGCGCCGGGCGCCTACGATGCCGGCATCGGCGACGCCGAGGGCACCGCTGCCTGGGCCACGCGCATCGCCGCGGCCGGCGGCGACGCCATCGCGCTGAGCCCGGTGCATGCGGCGCGGCCGATCGGCGCGCACTACAGCCCCTACTCGCCCAGCGACCGCCGCTTCCTCGATCCGCTGCAGGCGGCGCCGGCGCGCGTGCTCGGCGCCGACGCCGCGCAGCGCGCACTGGACGCGGCCGGGCTTGCGCAGGCCTTCGCCGAGGCGCAGGCGCGGCCGCTGATCGACTGGCCGGCCTCGGCCGCCCTGAAGTGGCAGTGGCTGCGGCAGCTGCACGCCGATTTCGGCCAGGCCGACGCGGCGCTGCGCGCCGACCTGGCCGCGTTCGAACGCGACGGCGGCAGCGCCCTGCATGCGCATGCCGCGTTCGCCGCGCAGGATTTCGGCGATGCCGATCCAGGTCTGCACCGGTTCGCGCAATGGCTGGCCGCGCGCAGTTGGGCCGACGTGCAACGCCAGGCGCGTGCCGACGGCATGGGCATCGGCCTGATCGCCGACTTGGCGGTGGGCTTCGACCCGCACGGCGCCGAGGCCGCGGCCTGGCCGCAGGCGGTGCTGCAGGGGCTGGAACTGGGCGCGCCGCCGGACGCGTTCAACGGCGACGGCCAGGCCTGGGGTATCTGCGGCTACGCACCGACCGCGCTGCGCGCGAGCGGCTTTGCGCCGTTCATCGAACTGCTGCGCGCGGTGATGCGCGATCGCGGCGGCGTGCGCATCGACCACATCCTCGGCCTGCTGCGGCTGTGGGTGATCCCGCGCGGCGCGTCCTCGTCCACCGGCGTGTACCTGCGCTATCCGCTGCACGACCTGCTGCGCCTGCTGGCGCTGGAGTCCTGGCGGCACCGCGCGATCGTGATCGGCGAAGACCTGGGCGTGGTGCCGGACGGCATCCGTGCCGAGCTGTCGCGCCGCGGGGTGATGGGCATCGACGTGCTGCTGTTCACCCGCGACCGCGATGGCGCGTTCCTGCCGCCGGCGCAGTGGCGCCCCGACGCCCTCGCCACCACCACCACCCACGACCTGCCGACCCTGCGCGGCTGGCGCCGCGGCGAGGACATCGACTGGCGGCGGCGCCTGCAGCTGAGCGACGCCACACAGCAACGTGCCGATCACCAGGCACGCACCGACGACGTCGCGCGCATGGACCAGGCGGTGGCCGCGGCGCTGCCGCCCGCCGAGGCCGCCGACCCGGAACTGGGCGCGCTGCGCTTCGTCGCCACCACGCCGTCGCCGCTGGCGCTGCTGCCGGCCGAGGACGCGCTAGGCCTGGACCAGCAACCCAACCTGCCCGGCACCGTCGACGGCCATCCGAACTGGCGCCGGCGCCTGCCCGCGGCGGATGCGGCCGCATCCGCCGCCACCCTCGCCACGCGCCTGGACGCCTTCGCCCAGACCCGCCAGACCACCGCCACCGCCGCGCAAGGAGCCGACGCATGCGCATGA